From the Lathyrus oleraceus cultivar Zhongwan6 chromosome 4, CAAS_Psat_ZW6_1.0, whole genome shotgun sequence genome, one window contains:
- the LOC127138021 gene encoding uncharacterized protein LOC127138021, with the protein MVNPDVLPQQVVSPNVQGVVLKVVDVGNQFKNEQKFKCHDQMLQRIHMKTSKLGFGVVIGSSENGSDRRRAFVTMTCERSGAEILNKTTLVQENVSVPLSRASNCVSTHAGREGVRCDMTLNLVQPKNILATLKRKRPRNISNTKYRTCDDGVTVRDIFWTYPDFKKLFNTFPTVFILDSMYRTNKYHITTNVISQVKPAVGTKQIKTEDGKMVKAGVVVEKLMDAWNRIVDSFTKELHADFVMHFRKVCEKYPDLLKCVESTILDQVKKKIVCAWTDQLVGNMSRAGLNYIFYGAKQVDNVGSDSAKYECTIEKTYGLPCACVIAKKVKLGSPIRMDEACTYWKKLRFDDDGVMKDSKSSISILTE; encoded by the exons ATGGTGAACCCCGATGTTTTGCCCCAACAAGTTGTGTCTCCGAATGTCCAAGGTGTTGTTTTGAAGGTGGTAGATGTTGGCAACCAATTTAAAAACGAGCAAAAGTTTAAATGTCATGATCAAATGCTTCAACGGATTCATATGAAGACATCAAAACTTGGATTTGGTGTGGTTATCGGAAGCTCCGAAAATGGTTCCGATAGAAGACGTGCTTTTGTGACAATGACGTGCGAAAGAAGTGGGGCCGAAATTTTAAACAAGACGACACTGGTTCAAGAAAATGTGAGTGTCCCTTTAAG TCGGGCATCCAATTGCGTGTCGACTCATGCCGGAAGAGAAGGAGTGCGTTGTGACATGACTTTGAATTTGGTTCAACCGAAAAATATACTTGCAACTTTGAAACGTAAAAGACCCAGAAATATCTCAAATACCAA GTACCGAACATGTGATGATGGAGTTACCgttagagatatattttggactTATCCTGATTTCAAAAAGTTGTTCAACACGTTTCCTACTGTGTTCATACTTGATTCAATGTACAGGACCAACAA ATATCACATAACAACGAATGTGATAAGTCAGGTTAAACCCGCGGTTGGGACGAAACAGATAAAGACCGAAGATGGAAAAATGGTGAAGGCGGGTGTGGTTGTGGAAAAATTAATGGATGCATGGAATCGTATAGTAGATTCTTTTACAAAAGAATTACATGCCGATTTTGTTATGCATTTTAGAAAAGTTTGCGAAAAGTATCCTGATTTGTTGAAATGTGTTGAAAGCACAATTCTTGaccaggtgaagaagaagattgtTTGTGCTTGGACCGATCAG TTGGTCGGCAACATGTCTCGAGCGGGTTTGAACTATATTTTTTATGGGGCTAAACAAGTTGATAATGTAGGCTCCGATAGCGCAAAGTATGAATGCACAATTGAAAAAACATATGGTCTCCCATGTGCTTGTGTTATTGCAAAAAAAGTGAAACTTGGTAGCCCCATAAGAATGGACGAGGCTTGCACTTATTGGAAAAAGCTtaggtttgatgatgatggtgtcaTGAAAGACAGTAAATCGAGTATCTCTATTTTGACCGAATGA